A single genomic interval of Desulfitibacter alkalitolerans DSM 16504 harbors:
- a CDS encoding glycosyltransferase, producing MVVSIIIPCKNEGKNIIMTLDSLFKSINKVDYEVIVIDDGSNDNCCNGIEKKYQTIKLYRTEGMGAARARDYGAEKAKGNVLIFCDAHLTFNNHWMDKLVSFLGQYDAVSPGIGVMENPIAAGYGLTWDKSLKAKWYTEKPRTGKKVPFLPGGCLCIKRTVFEDIEGFDKGFIVWGHEDEEISLKLWLFGYSCCIYPEVLVFHKFRTQHPYKVTFEHVHYNFLRMVYSHFNEQRINKVKAMLQDSYGYNEAVIKLNTSNIAVQRTRYFKKRKYDDDWFFSRFEIPF from the coding sequence GTGGTAGTGTCAATAATTATACCCTGTAAAAATGAAGGCAAAAACATAATAATGACCCTTGATTCCTTATTTAAATCAATTAATAAAGTGGATTATGAAGTAATTGTTATAGATGATGGATCTAATGATAACTGCTGTAATGGCATTGAAAAAAAATATCAAACAATAAAGCTTTATAGAACTGAAGGCATGGGTGCGGCCAGAGCTAGAGACTATGGAGCCGAAAAAGCAAAGGGTAATGTATTAATCTTCTGTGATGCACATTTGACGTTTAATAACCATTGGATGGATAAACTAGTATCCTTCCTGGGTCAATATGACGCTGTATCTCCTGGAATTGGGGTTATGGAAAATCCCATTGCTGCAGGATATGGACTCACATGGGATAAGTCTCTAAAAGCAAAATGGTATACAGAAAAGCCCAGGACTGGCAAAAAAGTTCCCTTTTTGCCGGGAGGCTGCCTTTGTATTAAAAGAACAGTTTTTGAGGATATTGAGGGCTTTGATAAAGGATTTATAGTATGGGGGCATGAAGATGAGGAGATCTCTTTAAAGCTCTGGCTTTTTGGATATTCATGCTGCATTTATCCAGAAGTCCTGGTTTTTCATAAATTCAGGACCCAACATCCATATAAAGTAACCTTTGAGCACGTACATTACAATTTTCTCCGTATGGTCTACAGTCATTTTAATGAACAGCGAATAAACAAGGTGAAAGCCATGCTGCAGGATAGTTATGGCTATAATGAAGCTGTAATAAAATTAAATACAAGCAACATAGCTGTACAAAGAACTAGATACTTTAAAAAGAGAAAGTATGATGATGATTGGTTTTTCTCCAGATTTGAAATCCCTTTTTAA
- a CDS encoding CAP domain-containing protein → MTKHFPKLKRLLSIILVIGFLIGLSIPAYAQTLSLQAKPSANMDVYELSINDEVIMRFRSLPQGLTAYERCRIILSRINMLSKQGSLNADDIKVQLVNGMPTLTVGGQVLATVTGADLQANNSTQWGLLESWQKNFKRALIKPQSPAPNNPVIQPVPSKPAPQPSQPAPSKPAPQPSQPAPAQPAPSKPDQSSILTADEQKMLNLVNQERARAGLPALKVHTELVKLARLKSQDMINNRYFSHQSPVYGSPFDMMRSAGISYTRAGENLAGASTVERAHTNLMNSPGHRANILNKDFTHIGIGIVDGGPYGKMFTQMFIRP, encoded by the coding sequence ATGACAAAGCACTTTCCAAAGTTAAAAAGACTGTTAAGCATCATATTGGTAATTGGTTTCTTGATAGGGTTATCAATCCCTGCATATGCCCAAACACTAAGTCTTCAGGCAAAACCTTCCGCTAATATGGATGTATATGAACTGTCAATAAATGATGAAGTAATTATGCGTTTCAGGAGCTTGCCGCAAGGATTAACAGCATATGAAAGATGCAGAATCATACTAAGCAGGATTAACATGCTTAGTAAACAAGGAAGCTTAAATGCTGACGACATAAAAGTTCAACTAGTTAATGGAATGCCAACATTAACTGTGGGTGGACAAGTTCTGGCAACAGTAACAGGTGCAGATCTCCAGGCGAACAATTCAACACAATGGGGTTTATTAGAAAGCTGGCAAAAGAATTTCAAAAGGGCATTGATAAAGCCCCAAAGTCCGGCACCAAACAACCCTGTAATCCAGCCAGTTCCAAGTAAGCCTGCACCACAACCAAGCCAGCCTGCTCCAAGCAAGCCTGCACCACAACCAAGCCAGCCTGCTCCTGCTCAACCTGCTCCAAGCAAACCGGACCAGAGCTCAATACTAACGGCTGATGAGCAGAAGATGTTGAATTTAGTTAACCAGGAAAGGGCCAGGGCAGGCCTACCGGCATTAAAGGTTCATACTGAGCTGGTAAAATTAGCAAGACTTAAGTCTCAGGATATGATAAATAACAGGTACTTTTCACATCAGTCACCTGTGTATGGTTCACCCTTTGACATGATGAGATCAGCAGGAATATCCTATACGAGGGCTGGAGAAAATCTAGCGGGTGCCTCTACAGTAGAAAGGGCCCATACAAATCTGATGAATTCACCAGGTCATAGGGCTAACATCTTAAATAAGGATTTTACCCATATAGGTATAGGAATTGTTGATGGTGGTCCATATGGGAAAATGTTTACTCAAATGTTCATAAGACCTTAA